The Desulfoscipio gibsoniae DSM 7213 genome contains a region encoding:
- the pgsA gene encoding CDP-diacylglycerol--glycerol-3-phosphate 3-phosphatidyltransferase, whose protein sequence is MKEYYYVSGILFVAASITDALDGYLARKYNLITDFGKIIDPLADKLLITSALICLVQLGSIAGWLAIVILAREFVITSLRSVAAREGIIIVAERSGKIKTVLQMLALSVILLRNWPFSIFTDLPIGDYLLWLAVGMTLYSGIEYILKNKTLLQQKSSSMKTSAFFLY, encoded by the coding sequence ATGAAAGAGTATTATTACGTGTCGGGAATTCTCTTTGTTGCAGCTTCTATTACAGATGCCCTGGATGGATATTTAGCAAGAAAATACAATCTCATTACGGATTTCGGCAAGATAATCGATCCCCTGGCTGATAAGCTTCTGATTACATCAGCTTTGATTTGTTTAGTGCAACTAGGCAGTATTGCGGGATGGCTTGCCATAGTAATTCTGGCGCGAGAATTTGTAATTACCAGCTTAAGATCTGTTGCGGCTAGAGAAGGCATAATCATTGTTGCAGAAAGATCGGGAAAAATCAAAACAGTATTGCAAATGTTAGCCTTGTCGGTTATTTTGCTGCGCAATTGGCCTTTTTCAATTTTCACCGATTTACCTATCGGAGATTATTTACTTTGGCTTGCTGTAGGCATGACCTTGTATTCAGGAATTGAATATATTCTAAAAAATAAAACATTACTTCAGCAAAAAAGTTCAAGCATGAAAACCAGTGCCTTTTTTTTGTATTGA
- a CDS encoding diguanylate cyclase → MHKDFDEQYVKILKNFLEDESESCLYQASLFSKKLVNNGIRPEEIIETHLKSFKEVLQSYPYSEWVPKIYKSFNLLIEIMTFYGNAYKEYLDLKDNLLQAMSMQVAYKRLQVYVDEIEFITQRLASINEELDRKVLELGTLHKISKIINSDLNFNNLLDQILICVREIIDYEDCYIYLMDNQSTDLVLIKHYESIIGQVEAKRNILQQVNQLVLNKKENQVIDLKTQAWDSAFSGTGMLLAVPMLVESRILGILSVTTDQKKEIIDELLKMLSIVASHVAIAIKNATDYEYVKKTAITDGLTGVFNHRYFYERFRRELDWSIHHEMPVSLLMIDIDNFKNYNDTYGHVAGDKLLKIIAGILRSCTRDEDIIARYGGEEFAVLLIGVAKKAACKIADRIRESIGSESFMDKDGNRRPVTVSIGVSSFPEDAKTVGKLVNIADKAL, encoded by the coding sequence TTGCATAAAGACTTCGATGAGCAATACGTTAAAATCCTTAAAAATTTTTTGGAGGACGAAAGCGAGTCTTGTTTGTACCAGGCCTCTCTATTCAGTAAAAAATTAGTAAATAATGGTATCAGGCCTGAGGAAATTATAGAGACACATTTAAAATCTTTTAAGGAAGTGCTGCAATCCTATCCCTATAGTGAATGGGTACCAAAAATCTATAAATCTTTTAATTTATTGATTGAAATTATGACCTTTTACGGTAATGCCTATAAAGAATACCTGGACCTTAAGGATAATTTGCTGCAGGCCATGTCTATGCAAGTAGCCTATAAGCGGCTGCAGGTTTATGTGGATGAAATTGAATTTATCACCCAAAGGCTGGCTTCAATAAACGAAGAGCTGGACAGAAAAGTATTGGAGCTGGGAACGTTACATAAAATAAGCAAAATCATAAACTCTGATCTAAACTTTAATAATTTATTGGATCAAATTTTGATCTGTGTCAGGGAAATTATCGACTACGAGGATTGTTATATTTATTTGATGGATAATCAATCCACCGATTTGGTATTAATTAAACACTACGAAAGTATTATCGGTCAGGTAGAAGCCAAGCGCAACATTCTACAGCAAGTTAACCAACTGGTATTAAACAAGAAGGAAAACCAGGTGATTGACTTGAAAACCCAGGCTTGGGACTCTGCTTTTTCCGGAACAGGTATGCTATTGGCTGTGCCCATGCTGGTGGAGAGCCGGATTCTCGGCATATTAAGCGTAACTACCGATCAAAAAAAGGAAATCATTGATGAATTGCTCAAAATGCTTTCTATAGTGGCTTCCCACGTGGCCATAGCTATTAAGAATGCCACTGATTATGAATATGTGAAAAAGACGGCTATCACCGACGGTTTAACCGGCGTTTTCAATCACCGCTATTTCTATGAACGTTTTAGGAGAGAACTTGATTGGTCCATACATCATGAAATGCCTGTTTCCCTGCTCATGATCGATATCGATAATTTTAAAAATTATAATGATACCTATGGGCACGTTGCCGGAGATAAACTGTTGAAGATTATTGCCGGTATATTAAGATCATGCACCAGGGATGAAGATATCATAGCACGTTATGGTGGAGAAGAATTTGCAGTGTTGTTGATAGGAGTCGCTAAAAAAGCCGCCTGCAAAATAGCCGATCGTATCAGGGAGTCCATTGGCTCGGAAAGTTTTATGGATAAGGATGGCAATCGCAGGCCGGTAACTGTAAGCATTGGAGTATCCAGTTTCCCTGAAGACGCTAAAACTGTGGGTAAATTGGTAAACATTGCGGATAAGGCGTTATAA
- the dhaS gene encoding dihydroxyacetone kinase transcriptional activator DhaS, translated as MPDSNITKLALANSLKGLMAKTAFNKICVSDIVGNCGLTRQAFYYHFKDKYDLMNWIYYTETACFMNSYNKVEHWMDGLTDLCNYMRQNKTFYINALNTTGQNSFQEYLHDYIRDISISVIESIKNTEFEEEKWGFIVEFISTAFVGLIVRWADNGMKDDPAEYVMKMRSLFDGSILCELESQSEGIATENPTKPE; from the coding sequence ATGCCTGATTCGAATATAACGAAACTGGCTCTTGCCAATTCATTGAAAGGGCTAATGGCAAAGACCGCTTTTAATAAGATTTGCGTCAGCGATATTGTGGGTAACTGCGGACTAACAAGGCAAGCATTTTATTATCATTTCAAAGATAAGTATGATCTTATGAATTGGATTTATTATACGGAGACCGCCTGTTTTATGAATTCCTATAACAAAGTGGAGCATTGGATGGATGGCCTGACAGATTTGTGTAATTATATGCGGCAAAATAAGACGTTTTATATCAACGCTCTTAACACAACCGGGCAAAATTCTTTTCAGGAATATCTGCATGATTACATCCGCGATATTTCGATATCTGTAATAGAGAGCATCAAAAATACTGAATTTGAAGAAGAAAAATGGGGATTTATTGTCGAATTTATTTCCACTGCTTTTGTCGGTCTGATTGTGCGGTGGGCCGACAATGGCATGAAAGATGATCCGGCAGAGTATGTAATGAAAATGCGCAGCTTATTTGACGGAAGCATTCTTTGTGAACTGGAAAGCCAAAGCGAAGGGATCGCCACGGAAAATCCGACCAAACCGGAATGA
- a CDS encoding STAS domain-containing protein, which translates to MEIPILKIDNCLVVSIQGSLSDTAALDLQESLARDISQQEPVGVLVDLTAVEIVDSFVAKVLGDISSMSKLMGVDVVVTGIQPGVAITLIELGITLGGILNLQKGIDLLRASCK; encoded by the coding sequence ATGGAAATTCCTATTTTAAAAATAGACAACTGCTTGGTAGTATCCATACAGGGCAGCTTATCCGACACAGCAGCCCTTGATCTTCAGGAAAGCCTGGCCAGGGACATATCACAGCAGGAACCCGTGGGAGTACTGGTAGACCTGACAGCGGTGGAAATTGTAGACAGCTTTGTGGCAAAAGTACTAGGGGATATTTCTTCCATGTCCAAGCTGATGGGTGTTGATGTGGTGGTAACCGGCATACAGCCTGGTGTGGCAATTACCTTGATAGAATTGGGCATTACCCTGGGTGGTATACTGAATTTACAAAAAGGTATTGATCTTCTTCGTGCTTCGTGTAAGTAA
- a CDS encoding STAS domain-containing protein has translation MGLTQTLTNNVEEIAHETATVLKNLDIPLINEIEYSDLRHQMRELVHQLVLAIKSGVDEDFINFFYDLICHKVSEGYSINDIQKVMTILRDKLIDVLEREFYDQPDKIIKYLKILTNIIGESRVRMAKVYMEVRENTIIKQQQALNELSTPIIPLFDKIVVVPLVGTVDTFRAKQIIEHLLNAIVSQQAEIVIIDVTGVPIIDTAVAQNLLNAAKASRLLGSTCILVGISPDMAQTIIKLDVNLFNEIITNTNLKKGLETALGMIGLEINAMQKGRCI, from the coding sequence ATGGGATTGACCCAAACCTTAACTAATAATGTTGAAGAAATTGCACATGAAACAGCGACGGTATTAAAGAATTTAGATATTCCTTTAATTAATGAGATTGAATACTCTGACTTGAGGCATCAAATGCGCGAATTGGTCCACCAATTGGTATTAGCAATTAAATCAGGTGTAGATGAGGACTTTATTAATTTTTTTTACGATTTAATCTGTCATAAAGTCAGCGAAGGCTACAGCATTAATGATATTCAAAAAGTAATGACGATATTACGTGATAAGTTAATAGACGTACTTGAGCGTGAATTTTATGACCAACCGGACAAGATAATCAAGTACTTGAAGATATTAACCAATATTATCGGCGAATCCAGGGTTCGCATGGCCAAGGTGTACATGGAGGTACGGGAGAATACAATAATCAAGCAGCAGCAGGCTCTCAACGAGTTGTCAACTCCAATAATACCGCTTTTCGATAAAATTGTGGTGGTACCTCTGGTTGGTACTGTCGATACCTTTCGAGCAAAGCAAATAATAGAGCATTTATTAAACGCCATAGTTTCCCAGCAGGCGGAAATTGTAATCATTGATGTCACCGGGGTGCCGATAATCGATACAGCCGTCGCCCAAAACTTGCTTAATGCCGCCAAGGCATCCAGGTTATTGGGCAGCACTTGTATTTTAGTGGGTATCAGCCCTGATATGGCCCAAACCATTATTAAGCTGGATGTAAATTTATTTAATGAAATCATCACCAATACAAACTTGAAAAAAGGTTTGGAAACAGCACTTGGTATGATTGGCTTGGAAATAAACGCCATGCAAAAAGGTAGGTGTATATAA
- a CDS encoding DegV family protein — translation MINDFIIFTDAASDLPTELIETHGISVLPMYFEIDGRSYRHYPNGRELGYSRFYQILRSGIMAKTSLVNSLEYLNYFEPVLKRGLDILYISLSSGLSGTYQSSAIAAKKLMERYPERKIYCVDSRCASVGQGMLVYNAALKKHEGLDIDELKDWVVQNRDHLCHWFTVNDLNYLKRGGRLSTSAAIVGTMLSVKPILHVDKDGHLILRGKVRGRRKSLVELADHMEKFCVSPEKQTIFIGHGDCIDDAGILASMVEQRFALKNIAVSYIGPIIGAHTGPDVMTLCFFGSEK, via the coding sequence ATGATAAATGATTTTATTATTTTCACTGATGCCGCATCGGACCTTCCGACAGAGTTGATTGAAACCCATGGGATTTCTGTTTTACCTATGTATTTTGAAATAGATGGTAGAAGCTACCGTCATTATCCTAACGGCAGAGAACTCGGATATTCCAGGTTTTATCAGATACTTCGCTCCGGCATCATGGCTAAAACATCGCTGGTTAACAGTTTGGAGTACCTGAACTATTTTGAACCTGTATTAAAACGCGGTCTGGATATCCTCTACATATCGCTTTCTTCAGGGTTGAGCGGCACTTATCAATCTTCGGCAATAGCCGCAAAAAAGTTGATGGAAAGGTATCCTGAACGAAAAATATACTGCGTTGACTCACGTTGCGCCAGCGTAGGACAGGGTATGCTTGTGTACAACGCCGCGCTAAAAAAGCATGAAGGTTTAGATATAGACGAACTGAAGGATTGGGTAGTTCAAAATCGTGATCACCTGTGTCATTGGTTTACGGTGAATGACTTGAATTACTTAAAACGGGGCGGCAGGTTAAGTACTTCAGCAGCTATCGTCGGCACTATGCTTTCAGTGAAACCAATTCTTCATGTTGATAAAGATGGTCATCTCATCCTGAGAGGGAAAGTACGAGGACGCCGTAAGTCTCTAGTAGAGCTTGCCGACCATATGGAAAAATTCTGTGTTAGCCCGGAGAAACAGACGATCTTCATCGGCCATGGAGACTGCATTGATGATGCAGGTATCCTTGCATCTATGGTTGAGCAAAGATTTGCACTAAAGAATATAGCTGTCAGCTATATCGGACCAATTATTGGAGCGCATACCGGACCTGATGTGATGACTTTGTGCTTCTTTGGCAGTGAAAAATAG
- a CDS encoding PAS domain S-box protein: MVNEERTKEQLINELKAMRQRVAELEASEAKLKNSLKELNKVKENYQMLVDSQITLIVKFDFNGKILFVNKTYCQTFGKEESELLGASFVPLVHVDDREATLKAMENLYRPPYCSYVEQRAMTKDGWRWIGWTGKAISDEHNQITAIVAVGKDITERKCAEKALEEANQQLMDIIEFLPDATFVVDRDKKVIAWNRAIEEMTGVHKKDIIGKGNCAYSIPFYGKPRPTLVDLIEQDETQIQMYYKSVQRNNKTLYTEVYIPPPFNGSGATLWVKTSPLYDTAGNICGAIESIRDITDRNKMAEELNKYRKHLETMVNKRTAMLQNAMVQLQQEVAERELAEEALRQSELQLRRITDNMLDVIGMVNTQGIIHYQSPSCKDVLGYEPEQMVGKSKMDFVHPDDLKQVHTAWKQCINTLSSNKIEFRHRQANGQYIWVETSCKPISNENGLVAEAVLCSRDITERKNAEHMLRLSEERFAKSFNASPNIMSIRTLADGRYIFVNDSFVKQTGYQHEEIIGRTTEELNIYVDSKEYARMMESFTKQGFVHNYKQKFHKKSGDIRLGLISIELMELNGEKCILSNVTDITEFDRLDRQMARLDRLNLIGEMAAGIGHEIRNPMTGVRGLLQILNSKDDFNGYRDYFNVMIEELDRANSIITYFLSLAKNKPVDKVSQSLNNIIETISPLIQAGANEANKYINIELRDIPNLLLDEKEMRQLIINLVHNGLEAMALGGILTVKTYTDRRDVVLAVQDQGQGIKSDVLEKLGTPFITTKDNGTGLGLAVCYSIAERHQAKIEVDTGPYGSTFFVRFKQ, translated from the coding sequence ATGGTAAATGAGGAGCGGACCAAGGAGCAATTAATCAATGAGTTAAAGGCAATGCGCCAACGGGTTGCGGAATTGGAAGCATCCGAAGCAAAACTTAAAAATAGCCTTAAAGAGTTAAACAAGGTTAAAGAAAATTATCAGATGCTGGTGGATAGTCAAATTACTCTGATAGTAAAATTCGACTTTAATGGTAAAATTTTATTTGTTAATAAAACTTACTGTCAAACCTTTGGCAAGGAAGAATCGGAGCTTTTGGGCGCCTCCTTTGTGCCATTGGTACACGTGGATGACAGGGAAGCCACTCTAAAGGCCATGGAAAATTTATATAGACCTCCTTATTGCAGCTATGTCGAACAAAGGGCGATGACCAAAGACGGCTGGAGATGGATTGGTTGGACCGGTAAAGCAATTTCGGATGAGCATAATCAGATAACAGCAATTGTAGCTGTGGGCAAGGATATCACTGAGCGTAAATGCGCAGAAAAGGCTTTGGAAGAGGCCAATCAACAACTGATGGATATCATTGAATTTTTGCCGGATGCCACCTTTGTTGTTGACAGGGATAAAAAGGTCATTGCTTGGAATCGTGCTATTGAGGAAATGACTGGAGTGCATAAAAAAGATATTATTGGTAAGGGGAATTGTGCTTACTCAATACCCTTTTACGGGAAGCCAAGGCCGACTTTGGTGGATTTAATTGAACAAGACGAAACTCAGATCCAAATGTACTATAAGAGTGTGCAAAGAAATAATAAAACCCTTTACACCGAGGTTTATATTCCACCCCCGTTTAACGGCAGCGGGGCAACTTTATGGGTTAAGACTTCTCCGCTTTATGATACCGCCGGTAACATTTGTGGTGCTATTGAATCCATCCGTGATATAACCGACCGCAATAAAATGGCGGAGGAGTTGAATAAATACCGTAAACACCTTGAGACGATGGTAAATAAACGAACTGCCATGCTGCAAAATGCCATGGTGCAACTACAACAAGAAGTTGCCGAGCGTGAGCTGGCAGAGGAGGCCCTGCGCCAAAGTGAACTGCAATTGCGCCGCATTACTGATAACATGCTGGATGTAATCGGTATGGTTAATACGCAAGGAATCATTCATTACCAAAGCCCATCCTGCAAAGATGTTTTGGGCTATGAGCCGGAACAAATGGTGGGAAAGTCTAAAATGGACTTTGTGCACCCTGACGATCTTAAACAGGTACATACTGCCTGGAAGCAGTGTATCAATACGTTATCAAGTAATAAAATAGAGTTTCGTCACCGGCAAGCCAACGGTCAATATATTTGGGTGGAAACATCCTGTAAACCAATCAGCAACGAAAATGGTCTGGTTGCTGAGGCTGTGTTGTGCAGCAGAGACATCACCGAACGCAAGAATGCAGAGCATATGCTGCGCCTTTCAGAGGAACGGTTCGCCAAATCCTTTAATGCCAGCCCTAATATTATGAGTATCAGGACATTGGCTGACGGACGTTATATTTTCGTTAATGATAGTTTTGTTAAGCAAACCGGTTACCAGCATGAAGAGATTATCGGCCGTACGACGGAAGAACTGAATATTTACGTTGACTCTAAGGAATATGCCAGGATGATGGAATCATTTACCAAACAGGGATTCGTCCACAATTATAAGCAAAAATTCCACAAAAAGTCAGGGGATATTCGTCTGGGTTTAATATCTATAGAGTTAATGGAGCTTAACGGGGAGAAATGTATATTATCTAATGTTACGGATATTACTGAATTCGACCGCTTGGACCGGCAGATGGCCCGCCTGGACAGGCTTAATCTAATCGGTGAAATGGCTGCCGGCATTGGGCATGAAATCAGAAATCCAATGACCGGCGTACGTGGACTGCTGCAAATACTTAATAGCAAGGATGATTTTAACGGGTACAGGGATTATTTTAATGTCATGATTGAAGAACTTGACAGAGCTAATTCCATAATTACTTACTTTTTATCGCTGGCCAAAAATAAACCTGTGGATAAGGTTAGTCAAAGTCTAAATAATATAATAGAAACTATATCTCCACTAATCCAGGCGGGTGCCAATGAAGCTAACAAATATATAAACATCGAACTTCGAGATATTCCAAATTTATTGCTGGATGAAAAAGAAATGCGCCAGCTTATTATTAACTTGGTCCACAATGGGCTGGAAGCTATGGCCTTAGGTGGAATACTTACTGTAAAAACGTATACTGACCGCCGGGATGTGGTTTTGGCCGTTCAAGACCAGGGCCAGGGAATTAAGTCGGATGTATTGGAAAAATTAGGTACACCGTTTATTACTACTAAGGATAACGGAACAGGCTTAGGGCTGGCAGTTTGTTACAGCATCGCTGAAAGACATCAGGCCAAGATCGAAGTAGATACCGGCCCTTATGGTAGTACTTTCTTTGTGCGTTTCAAACAATAA
- a CDS encoding putative ABC transporter permease → MNQLLILSKYFLWFIAYSFLGWVYESAICSISERSLVNRGFLNGPLCPVYGFGALASIFILDMRTDNLIVLFFAGMLITCAVEYITAVLLEKLFDAKWWDYSNYRFSIQGRVCLIGAVVFGVLAVLLIKYIHPFVGGLIGQLPSWWQIVLSIVIFIFLMLDLYITVRHLLVLNSRLKKMQLAINQFLKQYAQQAGELKESIMNEFEESEFYNERIKALISLSRFQSIRIIRAFPGLRSMNYDDAWQKLKSILLGSDSRN, encoded by the coding sequence ATGAATCAATTGCTTATTTTATCAAAATACTTTTTATGGTTTATTGCATACAGCTTTTTGGGATGGGTCTATGAATCCGCAATTTGTTCAATAAGTGAACGAAGCCTTGTAAATCGTGGATTTTTAAATGGCCCTTTATGTCCGGTATATGGTTTTGGAGCTTTAGCTTCCATATTTATTTTGGATATGAGAACAGACAATCTTATTGTTCTGTTTTTTGCCGGCATGCTTATAACCTGTGCGGTTGAATATATCACCGCGGTTTTGCTTGAAAAGCTGTTTGATGCGAAATGGTGGGATTATTCTAATTACCGCTTCAGTATCCAAGGACGTGTCTGTCTTATAGGAGCCGTAGTTTTTGGTGTTCTCGCGGTGCTGCTTATCAAGTATATTCATCCGTTTGTGGGAGGTTTAATTGGCCAACTGCCTTCTTGGTGGCAGATTGTTTTATCAATCGTTATTTTTATTTTTCTCATGCTGGATTTGTATATAACTGTGCGTCATCTTCTGGTTCTGAACAGCAGACTGAAAAAGATGCAGTTGGCAATAAACCAATTTTTGAAACAGTACGCTCAACAGGCCGGAGAACTTAAAGAGTCTATTATGAACGAATTTGAAGAAAGTGAATTTTATAACGAACGTATTAAAGCTTTAATTAGTCTAAGTCGGTTTCAGAGTATAAGAATTATTAGGGCGTTCCCAGGCTTGCGATCCATGAACTATGATGATGCATGGCAAAAGCTTAAAAGCATTTTGTTAGGCTCTGATAGCAGAAATTAG
- a CDS encoding anti-sigma regulatory factor, with the protein MESMQEINVYLKNDFDIVAARQAVRNVSKSMGFGLVDQTRITTAISELARNIVLYAGEGSIYLRVINNGLRKGIEILASDDGPGIVDIKLAMQDGYTTSRGLGTGLPGTKRLMDEFSIKSSLGEGTQVIVRKWLR; encoded by the coding sequence ATGGAAAGCATGCAAGAAATAAATGTATATCTTAAAAATGATTTTGATATCGTCGCAGCCAGGCAGGCAGTGCGAAATGTCTCCAAATCGATGGGCTTTGGGCTAGTGGACCAAACCAGGATCACCACCGCTATCTCTGAACTGGCCCGTAATATTGTTCTCTATGCAGGGGAAGGCTCTATATATCTTAGGGTAATTAACAATGGTTTACGAAAAGGTATTGAAATATTGGCTTCGGATGATGGACCCGGGATTGTTGATATTAAACTGGCCATGCAAGATGGCTATACCACTTCCCGGGGTCTGGGTACCGGGCTTCCCGGCACCAAAAGGTTAATGGATGAATTTAGTATCAAGTCGAGCCTCGGCGAAGGGACACAGGTGATTGTGCGTAAATGGTTAAGATAG
- a CDS encoding radical SAM protein: protein MNKIIGSTGMKLAYAYLNSNPEKNIPKLMDWVDRLAINNVMEGQRKAVRKIIEDKDSNWYKLILSMWTDVDPGIRKTFFDNFILKTFIGWPIQEKNREKYGCNIPWTILMDPTSACNLRCTGCWAAEYGNKMSMSYETLDNVIQQGKELGVYFFIYSGGEPLVRKTDIIRLCEKHGDCQFLAFTNGTLIDEKFADEMLRVRNFIPAISIEGFEDATDFRRGRGTYHAVIRAMEVLKRKKLLFGASLCYTRYNTEAIGSEEFFDFLIDKGVKFAWFFTYMPVGADAATDLMVTAEQREFMYRQIRHFRQTKPLFTMDFWNDGEYVQGCIAGGRRYLHINANGDIEPCAFIHYSDSNIHEKTLLKALQSPLFTQYHRNQPFNDNHLRPCPLLDNPGRLTAMVEASGAASTDFVKPEDVRRLSDKCVDTAEKWAVTAERLWGESHNCAGCAQCGDKAQKAVG from the coding sequence ATGAACAAAATTATCGGTTCTACAGGGATGAAACTGGCATATGCGTACTTAAATTCAAATCCTGAAAAAAATATTCCAAAACTCATGGATTGGGTAGACCGCCTTGCTATAAACAACGTAATGGAAGGTCAGCGTAAGGCGGTCCGCAAGATCATTGAAGATAAGGACAGCAACTGGTATAAGCTGATTCTCAGTATGTGGACGGATGTTGATCCCGGGATACGGAAGACGTTTTTCGATAACTTCATATTGAAAACCTTCATCGGATGGCCCATACAGGAGAAGAACCGGGAAAAGTACGGCTGTAACATACCATGGACAATCCTGATGGACCCCACCTCGGCCTGCAACCTCAGATGCACAGGCTGCTGGGCGGCTGAATACGGGAACAAGATGTCCATGAGCTATGAGACACTGGATAACGTCATTCAGCAGGGTAAGGAACTGGGGGTGTATTTCTTCATCTATTCCGGCGGAGAGCCACTTGTCCGCAAAACGGATATCATTCGTCTTTGTGAAAAGCACGGTGATTGCCAGTTTCTTGCGTTCACGAACGGCACGCTGATTGATGAAAAGTTTGCCGACGAAATGCTGCGCGTCAGGAATTTCATACCCGCCATTAGCATTGAGGGTTTTGAAGACGCGACGGATTTCCGCCGCGGCCGGGGCACTTATCATGCGGTTATCCGCGCTATGGAGGTCCTCAAACGAAAAAAACTCCTCTTCGGCGCATCTCTCTGCTATACGCGGTATAACACCGAGGCGATCGGCAGCGAAGAATTTTTCGATTTCTTGATCGACAAAGGGGTGAAATTTGCGTGGTTTTTCACCTATATGCCGGTGGGGGCGGATGCGGCGACCGATCTGATGGTAACCGCCGAGCAGCGCGAGTTCATGTATCGCCAGATCCGTCATTTCCGCCAAACAAAGCCGCTGTTCACCATGGATTTCTGGAACGATGGAGAATATGTGCAGGGTTGTATCGCTGGCGGACGCAGGTATCTGCATATCAACGCCAACGGAGATATCGAGCCATGTGCGTTCATCCATTATTCGGACTCCAATATCCATGAAAAAACGCTTCTTAAGGCGTTGCAGTCTCCGCTGTTCACACAGTACCACAGGAACCAGCCCTTTAACGACAACCACTTACGACCCTGCCCTCTTCTGGACAATCCGGGCAGACTGACGGCGATGGTGGAGGCGTCCGGTGCGGCCTCGACGGATTTCGTCAAACCAGAGGACGTGCGCAGATTGAGCGATAAGTGTGTGGATACGGCTGAAAAATGGGCTGTGACTGCGGAAAGGCTATGGGGTGAATCACACAACTGCGCCGGTTGCGCGCAATGCGGTGATAAGGCTCAAAAGGCCGTCGGTTGA